A region of Paenibacillus sp. 37 DNA encodes the following proteins:
- a CDS encoding phage integrase N-terminal SAM-like domain-containing protein: MKFRLPRSKEPLQKALKLRGYSRKTIKAYCNQVERFLSSLSLKNKDVTTSNVQMYCLGLLERGISHSSVNQTISALRFYCKHGERFFQASPGIGCRNT, translated from the coding sequence ATGAAGTTCAGATTACCCCGGAGTAAAGAACCGTTACAGAAGGCACTAAAGTTACGAGGATATAGTCGCAAAACGATCAAAGCGTATTGTAATCAGGTCGAGCGTTTTCTAAGCAGCCTTAGCCTTAAAAATAAGGATGTCACTACTTCCAATGTTCAGATGTATTGTTTAGGTTTGCTGGAGCGAGGAATTTCCCATTCAAGCGTGAATCAGACCATTAGCGCGCTCCGCTTCTATTGCAAACATGGAGAACGCTTCTTTCAAGCCTCGCCTGGGATAGGGTGCAGAAATACATAG
- a CDS encoding tyrosine-type recombinase/integrase: MQKYIDEYRPNRWLFPGQSSERHLTERSVQKVFEEARQRAGIMKKVSIHALRHSFATHLLENGTDLRYIQELLGHTSARTTQRYTHVSTKNIQRIQSRLDRMDLGD, from the coding sequence GTGCAGAAATACATAGATGAATACAGACCCAATCGTTGGCTATTTCCGGGCCAATCTTCTGAACGACATCTTACCGAGCGGAGCGTACAGAAGGTTTTTGAAGAAGCTAGACAACGCGCAGGAATTATGAAAAAGGTAAGTATCCATGCGTTGAGACACTCCTTCGCCACTCATTTGTTAGAGAACGGGACAGACCTGCGCTACATTCAGGAGTTACTTGGTCATACGAGTGCACGTACAACTCAGCGATATACGCATGTGAGTACGAAAAATATCCAGCGTATTCAAAGCCGGCTGGATCGGATGGATTTGGGAGATTGA
- a CDS encoding metallophosphoesterase family protein, protein MKIAIITDIHGNYPALSAVFSDIVFRGDIEHTYCLGDMIGIGPNSNEVLEEIMNRKDVSAVSGNHEEAVLKLLQGKDTLPGHEMIAEHHKWVGKQLKKENIKFIENLPQTLEVEIEGKKILITHYHMKKEEREIIDETPSGLKLDARYEGSPYSLVCFGHHHPIHYFKTDQRVYLNPGALGCNDHAIARYAVVELKKRTVNIQLIGITYDNKAFLESFEQLKVPDREFMIKAFHGNQLERDFKDGNNIS, encoded by the coding sequence ATGAAGATTGCAATTATAACTGATATACATGGTAATTATCCGGCATTGAGTGCCGTATTCTCTGATATTGTTTTCCGCGGGGACATCGAACATACATATTGTCTGGGTGATATGATTGGTATCGGCCCTAACTCTAACGAAGTGCTTGAAGAGATAATGAATCGTAAGGATGTATCGGCGGTTTCAGGTAATCATGAAGAAGCGGTTTTAAAACTACTGCAAGGGAAAGATACCTTGCCAGGTCATGAAATGATTGCTGAACATCATAAGTGGGTCGGTAAGCAGCTAAAAAAAGAAAATATCAAGTTTATAGAAAATCTCCCTCAGACATTAGAAGTTGAAATAGAAGGGAAAAAAATATTAATAACGCATTACCATATGAAGAAAGAAGAAAGAGAAATAATAGATGAAACCCCTTCGGGATTAAAATTAGACGCAAGGTATGAAGGCTCACCGTATAGTCTCGTTTGTTTTGGTCATCATCATCCAATCCATTACTTCAAGACAGATCAAAGAGTTTATTTGAATCCTGGAGCTTTAGGTTGTAATGATCATGCGATTGCAAGATACGCGGTAGTAGAACTGAAAAAAAGAACAGTGAATATTCAGCTTATAGGAATCACATATGATAATAAAGCATTTTTGGAGTCTTTTGAGCAGTTAAAAGTTCCAGACAGAGAGTTTATGATAAAAGCATTTCATGGGAACCAACTTGAGAGAGATTTCAAAGATGGAAATAACATCTCATAA